From the Mycoplasmatota bacterium genome, one window contains:
- a CDS encoding ribonuclease: MYLLTVLLSITLFGCTKNVCPSTTQTIKTTTTEQINETTTENSQITETTTTTTEEIETTTTTNDPVIDEDGYFTSKDDVALYLYTYGVLPNNFITKDEAKDLGWVSSKGNLWDVTDHKSIGGDRFYNREGLLPKASGRYYFECDIDYNGGYRGARRIVFSNDGLIFFTADHYDSFTLLYGND; the protein is encoded by the coding sequence ATGTACTTGTTAACTGTGTTGCTATCAATAACATTATTTGGGTGTACAAAAAATGTTTGTCCTAGTACGACTCAAACAATTAAGACAACAACAACGGAACAAATTAACGAGACAACAACAGAAAATTCACAAATTACGGAAACAACTACAACTACTACAGAAGAAATAGAAACAACCACGACAACTAATGATCCAGTCATTGATGAGGATGGATACTTTACTTCTAAAGATGACGTCGCTCTATACCTATACACATATGGAGTACTTCCTAATAATTTTATTACTAAAGATGAAGCAAAAGATTTAGGTTGGGTATCTAGTAAAGGAAATCTATGGGATGTAACTGATCATAAAAGTATTGGTGGCGATCGCTTTTATAATAGAGAAGGATTACTTCCAAAGGCTAGTGGTAGATATTATTTTGAGTGTGATATTGATTATAATGGTGGCTATAGAGGAGCTAGGAGAATAGTGTTCTCTAACGATGGATTAATCTTCTTTACTGCTGACCACTATGACTCTTTCACTTTACTTTATGGGAATGATTAA
- a CDS encoding barstar family protein: MIIELDGNELTTKNKFHDYLKHNISLPDYYGNNLDALWDILCSYSEKLHIIIYNKKQLIKNLGDYGNSIIELFEDAVNENNNISFEYK; the protein is encoded by the coding sequence ATGATTATTGAATTAGATGGAAATGAATTAACCACTAAAAACAAGTTTCATGATTATTTAAAACATAATATCTCATTACCTGATTATTATGGTAATAATTTAGATGCTTTGTGGGACATATTATGTAGTTATAGTGAAAAATTACATATAATTATATACAATAAAAAGCAATTAATAAAAAATTTAGGTGACTATGGTAATTCTATTATTGAGTTATTTGAAGACGCTGTAAATGAAAATAATAATATTAGTTTTGAGTATAAATAA
- a CDS encoding nitroreductase family protein yields MLLDLLRKRTSIRNFTGGDIKDEIIDYILEAGRLSPSGGNEQPWKFGVITDKNLIKKISEIAYHQKWIESASFLIVLCTCIIEAECGGRDIQKSRFPELSKTIDSMNNEIYSCLNLEEHQTKIPGTHMVLAALEHGITSTWVSYFDVNKVSSLLNLPKSIIASEIIVFGYPIKKKEPLIKKNIEEIVFYNKFK; encoded by the coding sequence ATGTTATTAGATTTATTAAGAAAAAGAACAAGTATAAGAAACTTTACAGGTGGGGATATAAAAGATGAGATTATTGATTATATTCTTGAAGCAGGAAGATTATCTCCTTCTGGTGGTAATGAACAACCATGGAAATTTGGTGTGATAACAGATAAAAATTTAATAAAGAAAATTTCAGAGATAGCTTATCATCAGAAATGGATTGAATCTGCCAGCTTTTTAATAGTTCTTTGTACATGTATTATTGAAGCTGAGTGTGGAGGAAGAGATATTCAAAAATCACGTTTTCCAGAGCTTTCTAAAACAATTGACAGCATGAATAATGAGATATATTCATGTTTAAATTTAGAGGAGCATCAGACTAAAATTCCCGGGACACATATGGTCCTTGCTGCATTAGAACATGGAATAACTTCAACATGGGTTTCCTATTTTGATGTTAATAAAGTCTCGTCATTATTAAATTTGCCTAAATCTATTATTGCTTCTGAAATAATTGTTTTTGGATATCCTATCAAAAAGAAAGAACCTTTAATTAAAAAAAATATAGAAGAAATTGTTTTTTATAATAAATTTAAGTAG
- a CDS encoding FadR family transcriptional regulator: MKFNEIVAPSMKELFIKAIENTILSGELKIGEKLPTERELANQMKISRTIVNLGLNELEKKGFIVIVPRQGVYVADYIRNGRLEILMSIINYNGGKFDKKTFYSLMEFRMINEGEGAYLAALNRTEQDIELMEALYEKMLNGGSYEEISQLIFDFHHAVLCATGNYIYPLVHNAFENISVVLTATIFKYFKVEETTDQIKVIINMIKAKDRVKAKEAMYNLISTGIKRLEKNYFE, encoded by the coding sequence ATGAAATTCAATGAAATTGTTGCACCATCTATGAAAGAGTTATTTATTAAAGCGATAGAAAATACAATATTATCTGGAGAACTAAAAATAGGAGAGAAGCTTCCTACAGAAAGAGAATTGGCAAATCAAATGAAAATTAGTAGAACGATTGTCAATCTTGGTCTTAATGAATTAGAAAAAAAAGGCTTTATTGTTATCGTACCTCGACAAGGTGTATATGTAGCTGATTATATTAGAAATGGAAGATTAGAAATCCTCATGTCTATTATTAATTATAATGGAGGAAAATTTGATAAAAAAACTTTCTATTCCTTGATGGAATTTAGAATGATTAATGAAGGAGAAGGCGCCTATCTAGCTGCATTAAACCGAACAGAACAAGATATCGAATTAATGGAAGCTCTATATGAAAAAATGCTTAATGGAGGATCATATGAAGAAATTTCACAATTAATATTTGATTTTCACCATGCTGTTCTTTGTGCAACAGGTAACTATATCTATCCATTAGTACATAATGCCTTTGAAAATATTAGTGTTGTTTTAACAGCTACAATCTTTAAATATTTTAAAGTTGAAGAAACTACTGACCAAATTAAAGTTATCATTAACATGATTAAAGCAAAAGACCGGGTTAAAGCTAAAGAAGCCATGTATAATTTGATAAGTACTGGAATTAAAAGATTAGAAAAAAATTATTTTGAATAA
- a CDS encoding D-serine ammonia-lyase, with the protein MNYSKKYPLLKSISDLKEILWINPNYQPYDEANKRIELTYFDVLDAESRLNRFSSYIMSVYPETKNNNGLIESEIKTIPNMKNTLKDNYHQEIQGSLFLKCDHNLPISGSIKARGGIYEVLKHAEQLAIDNNLLTIHDDYSIMNSSKFKSFFSQYSIAVGSTGNLGLSIGIIGSQLGFKVIVHMSKDAKEWKKELLRNLGVKVIEYEADYSEAVKAGRKLSENNPYMHFIDDENSKDLFLGYSVAALRLKKQLDKSNIKVDKDHPLFVYLPCGVGGGPGGVTFGLKLIFKDNVHCFFAEPTHSPCMLLGLMTGMHDLISVGDFGIDNKTDADGLAVGKPSGFVGKTLENLISGVYTVSDESLYHLLKLMVDLEDIKLEPSALAGIPLIFNTEEYKNYLMKNDLKDKMKQSTHLSWATGGSMVPESVMKDYYNK; encoded by the coding sequence ATGAATTATTCTAAAAAATATCCATTATTAAAATCTATTAGTGATTTAAAAGAAATACTGTGGATAAATCCTAACTATCAACCATATGATGAAGCAAACAAACGGATTGAACTCACTTATTTTGATGTATTGGACGCAGAATCAAGACTTAACCGATTTTCATCCTATATAATGAGTGTTTATCCTGAAACAAAAAATAATAATGGATTAATTGAATCTGAAATTAAAACCATTCCTAATATGAAAAATACTTTAAAGGATAATTATCATCAGGAAATTCAAGGAAGCTTATTTCTTAAATGTGATCATAACCTTCCTATCTCAGGGTCCATTAAAGCAAGAGGTGGAATTTATGAAGTACTAAAACATGCAGAACAATTAGCGATTGATAATAACTTATTAACAATTCATGATGATTACTCAATAATGAATAGTTCAAAATTTAAATCATTTTTCAGTCAATATTCAATTGCGGTGGGTTCAACCGGGAATCTAGGATTAAGTATTGGTATTATTGGTTCGCAATTAGGCTTTAAAGTAATTGTCCACATGTCAAAGGACGCTAAAGAGTGGAAAAAAGAATTATTAAGAAATCTAGGGGTTAAAGTTATTGAATATGAGGCTGATTATAGTGAAGCAGTAAAAGCAGGAAGAAAACTATCAGAAAATAATCCGTATATGCATTTTATTGATGATGAGAATTCTAAAGATTTATTTTTAGGATATTCTGTCGCTGCTTTAAGATTAAAGAAGCAATTAGATAAGTCGAATATTAAAGTTGATAAGGACCATCCACTTTTTGTCTATCTTCCATGTGGAGTAGGAGGAGGACCAGGGGGTGTGACGTTTGGTTTGAAATTAATATTTAAAGACAATGTTCATTGTTTTTTTGCTGAACCTACGCATTCACCTTGTATGTTACTTGGATTAATGACAGGAATGCATGATTTAATATCTGTTGGTGATTTCGGAATTGATAATAAAACCGATGCTGATGGATTAGCGGTTGGGAAACCATCAGGTTTTGTTGGAAAAACCCTTGAGAATCTAATTAGTGGCGTTTATACTGTTTCTGATGAATCTTTATATCATCTATTAAAACTGATGGTGGATTTAGAGGATATTAAATTAGAACCTTCAGCACTAGCTGGTATTCCACTAATATTTAATACAGAAGAATATAAGAACTATTTAATGAAAAATGATTTAAAAGATAAAATGAAACAAAGTACTCACCTATCATGGGCCACCGGTGGGAGCATGGTACCTGAAAGCGTTATGAAAGATTACTATAATAAATAA